The following are from one region of the Salvia hispanica cultivar TCC Black 2014 chromosome 1, UniMelb_Shisp_WGS_1.0, whole genome shotgun sequence genome:
- the LOC125214374 gene encoding putative late blight resistance protein homolog R1A-3, with protein MAAYGALVSLTHIIDTLHKHSSPPISIPKPQLHSLTQNVTFLQEFLDTYISPFADSHEADPLERRIANAVYAAEDIIEAQIVVQIDKQSTIVEDHSFYTNLQKVIEEMDLITKEVQKIAVEPQLQQKPVAPLTTSYSTENVMVGFEQVFLEVLDELTRDQINRQIIPITGMGGIGKTTLAKSLFENALVKEHFDICAWTTISQTYNVRETLKQVYIQASGNENLSHLNNNQLGEKNFKVLYGRRYLVIMDDMWSVDAWERIKFFFPDCENGSRIIITTRMSNLSSQLNGSHRVDMEFLDEASSWDLFSKIVFGKESCPIEFENIGKNIVANCKGLPLSIVTIGGLLAKSEHTRAYWERVDQNLNSIVNSSNDDLCLRILRMSYIYLPNYLKPCFLYMSVFEEDRRIRVSMLERLWVSEGFLKLRSGKCLETIAQEYFKELVDRNLILVDELGSIGNVKSCKIHDLLRDMCLKEAEKEGFHYVIRDDPPSNNSKRRVVFPPKGSNLLTSEVLGSLLYARSIICDCHIYDGGDVEVRLPHNLRLLRILKALDEDTRSRAYFLENVFELVNSRYLAVCVRKKSSFPSSIELLWNLHTLIIYCWDHLVVPTEIWKMHALRHLEFKLTEVILPVPPRGGNNIVIMENLQTLKGVKNLNLDEEVVKRIPNVKVLHISYLGKQMEEEEKCLRYLQCLSKLENFRCWTKRGNGECWQWIRFPQSLKKLIVNASIDVELEGLLDKIGSLPLLEKFVLRNGFFKTGKWETIEGQFPSLKFLNLANSDGLEDWIVTHNSLFPLLQQLHLSSLYKLNEIPSQVGDIAMLKSIYLRYCNKSLVVSAKKIVEEQENLYGNQLDLRVVQTLLDKFQL; from the coding sequence ATGGCAGCTTATGGTGCTCTGGTTTCTCTTACGCATATTATAGACACCCTTCACAAACACTCTTCCCCTCCCATTTCCATCCCTAAACCACAACTTCATTCTCTTACTCAAAATGTCACCTTCTTGCAAGAGTTTCTTGATACTTATATTTCCCCATTTGCCGATAGCCATGAAGCTGATCCATTGGAGCGTCGCATTGCTAATGCAGTTTATGCAGCTGAGGATATTATTGAAGCCCAGATTGTGGTTCAAATTGATAAACAATCCACAATTGTTGAAGATCATAGCTTTTACACTAATCTACAAAAAGTGATAGAAGAAATGGATCTAATCACGAAAGAGGTGCAAAAGATTGCAGTCGAACCTCAGTTGCAGCAAAAGCCTGTTGCTCCCTTGACGACGTCGTATTCCACCGAAAACGTGATGGTAGGCTTTGAACAAGTGTTTCTTGAAGTTTTGGATGAGCTCACTCGGGATCAAATTAACCGCCAAATCATCCCCATCACGGGCATGGGCGGAATTGGTAAGACCACTCTTGCCAAAAGTTTATTTGAGAATGCACTTGTTAAGGAgcattttgatatttgtgcTTGGActacaatttctcaaacttATAATGTTAGAGAAACACTTAAACAAGTTTATATTCAAGCAAGTGGGAATGAAAATTTGAGCCATCTGAATAACAATCAATTgggagaaaaaaatttcaaggtTTTATATGGCAGAAGGTATCTCGTAATAATGGATGATATGTGGAGTGTAGATGCGTGGGAGAGGAtaaaatttttctttcctGATTGTGAAAATGGTAGTAGAATAATTATAACAACTAGGATGTCAAACTTGAGCTCTCAATTGAATGGGTCTCATAGAGTTGATATGGAGTTTCTGGATGAGGCTAGTAGTTGGGATTTGTTTTCTAAGATTGTGTTTGGGAAAGAGAGCTGTCCTATTGAGTTTGAGAATATTGGCAAGAATATTGTAGCAAATTGTAAAGGGCTTCCTTTATCAATTGTTACGATTGGAGGACTTTTGGCAAAATCTGAGCACACGAGAGCATATTGGGAGCGAGtagatcaaaatttgaattcaattgtTAATAGTAGTAATGATGATTTGTGCTTGAGAATATTGAGGATGAGCTATATCTATTTGCCAAACTATTTGAAGCCATGTTTTTTGTATATGTCTGTATTTGAGGAAGATCGTAGGATTCGTGTATCGATGCTTGAAAGGCTATGGGTGTCTGAAGGATTTTTGAAACTAAGGAGTGGAAAATGTTTGGAAACAATTGCGCAAGAGTACTTTAAGGAGTTGGTTGATAGAAATCTCATTTTAGTTGATGAGTTGGGGTCTATTGGAAATGTTAAGTCTTGTAAGATCCATGATTTGTTGAGAGATATGTGTTTGAAAGAAGCGGAAAAAGAAGGGTTTCATTATGTCATAAGAGATGATCCTCCATCTAATAATTCCAAACGCCGGGTTGTTTTTCCACCTAAAGGTTCAAATTTGTTAACAAGTGAAGTTTTGGGATCTTTGTTATATGCTCGTTCCATAATATGTGATTGTCACATTTATGATGGCGGTGACGTAGAAGTTCGACTGCCTCACAATCTTAGATTGCTGAGGATATTGAAAGCACTTGACGAAGATACTAGGAGTCGTGCTTATTTCCTAGAAaatgtgtttgaattggtgaACTCTCGTTATCTTGCTGTTTGCGTTCGTAAGAAGTCCAGTTTCCCGTCTTCGATTGAGCTACTTTGGAATCTACACacattgattatttattgttgGGATCATCTTGTCGTACCGACTGAAATTTGGAAAATGCATGCACTTCGACATCTCGAGTTTAAGTTAACCGAGGTGATTCTCCCGGTTCCTCCTAGAGGCGGCAATAACATTGTTATCATGGAGAATCTGCAAACACTCAAAGGAGtaaagaatttgaatttggatgAGGAGGTGGTTAAAAGAATTCCTAATGTCAAGGTATTGCATATAAGCTACCTTGGGAAACAaatggaggaagaagaaaagtgTCTAAGATATCTTCAATGTTTGAGTAAATTGGAAAACTTTCGCTGCTGGACCAAACGTGGAAATGGTGAGTGCTGGCAGTGGATTAGGTTCCCACAATCACTCAAGAAGTTGATTGTTAATGCATCTATTGATGTGGAGTTGGAGGGCTTATTGGACAAAATCGGTTCATTGCCTCTACTTGAGAAATTTGTATTACGAAATGGTTTCTTCAAAACAGGCAAGTGGGAAACAATTGAAGGCCAATTTCCAAGCCTCAAGTTTCTAAATTTGGCCAATAGTGATGGTCTAGAAGATTGGATTGTCACACATAACTCTCTCTTTCCACTTctccaacaacttcatctttcTAGTTTATATAAACTGAATGAGATCCCATCACAAGTTGGAGATATAGCAATGCtgaaatcaatttatttgagatattgcaataaatcactTGTGGTGTCAGCTAAAAAGATAGTAGAAGAACAAGAGAATTTATATGGAAACCAACTAGACCTTCGTGTTGTACAAACGCTACTTGACAAGTTCCAACTTTGA
- the LOC125195140 gene encoding uncharacterized protein LOC125195140, with product MILEAIADHRLWIWHAYFGVAGSNNDINVLNSSYLFTEQCNGNGPTIEFTVNGRKYHMGYYLADGIYPRWPEAMGKDVERAFGVLQAHWAIMKGSARFWYKEVIADVMYAGIILHNMIVKHEGGSVTDWADDEAGSSTATPPHVRGLRMGHNEVIARGVKWAGPAQPGPGPERPTDI from the exons atgatcctcgaagcCATCGCTGACCATCGGCTTTGGATCTGGCATGCTTACTTCGGTGTGGcggggtcgaacaacgacatcaacgtcctgAATTCATCGTATCTCTTCACCGAGCAATGCAATGGCAATGGCCCGACCATCGAGTTCACTGTAAACGGCCGCAAGTatcatatggggtactacttgGCCGATGGCATATACCCGAGGTGGCCT GAGGCCATGgggaaggatgtggagcgggcatttggtgtgctccaagcGCATTGGGCAATAATGAAAGGTTCAGCGCGTTTCTGGTACAAGGAAGTCATCGCTGATGTCATGTATGCGGGCATCAtcttgcataacatgatagtaaAACACGAAGGTGGAAGCGTCACCGATTGGGCCGATGATGAAGCTGGATCTAGCACGGCGACTCCACCCCACGTTCGAGGATTACGGATGGGCCACAATGAGGTTATAGCTAGAGGTGTCAAGTGGGCCGGCCCAGCCCAGCCCGGCCCGGGCCCGGAGAGGCCCACTGATATTTAG
- the LOC125195154 gene encoding titin-like produces MGKKKITTSEKKSEDPTTMEARPLSTQRSQPAPPPQIPTMVPLDALATYLRQQEPNRDWTATLAGFGQIGGVPAIPTPTPEIATTVNPPTTTPTSSNPTSKKISPTATAPSEPSNPSPRQLQTEPLDVSPLSAYQDPNWGETEEKDSEGRVSEGGEDKSEETPIAEPVTQEAEREEIDLNEMARKQGLLTDDEFHSVLGGGDKIVINTEGVAEVLNLASQAVGEGEASIVAEESEGVVHQPVQEMGVEQTEGVKQPEEERQETETHKSEERKDEKETEEEAEVQPKEPETIAPTVSKPKPVKRKLVLKNDPKEERQKPKRVSQRCLGKWTSNKAGANTAADAVEISSEDERATPTKPGEEPSTTSREDAPMATGTVSSTPNDQEEEADKVAEGLDLASESVGQEEAINDNTSTCVVTEPTAQVDLSTPADEEAKANETEDMYLQERKRKGKAPAKKKHVVKKQRIANTSIVIREPGERKRLSDSDYTSSEESESESDISLDGEEYHEQQLPDNHQELVHPPVERIVYRRWRVELTDELMEDMKHYNTKKLQDAFDDKEDNNKQVKCGKVLHIPSLDELSVRDPFLASMGVLGFEWLLENRDPEISVRAQQGQEGRVGQNEQAQGQRQANLERVVAELAEENRQSRAEMARLTSLMESVLKELARGKESTGAGPSGHGGQDDEPTEPEKEESDGPEETEENPTEATEEEPKESPAQSTAPRRSRRNVRQGTPPTS; encoded by the exons atgggaaaaaagaaaataaccaCCAGCGAGAAGAAATCGGAAGATCCAACGACCATGGAAGCACGGCCGCTGAGCACGCAGCGGTCTCAACCGGCGCCACCACCACAAATTCCGACGATGGTCCCGTTAGACGCGCTTGCGACTTACCTGAGGCAGCAAGAACCGAACAGAGATTGGACGGCGACCTTGGCAGGATTCGGCCAAATAGGAGGAGTGCCGGCGATACCGACCCCTACCCCAGAAATTGCAACCACCGTCAACCCGCCTACCACCACCCCAACTTCCTCAAATCCCACATCCAAAAAAATCTCTCCAACGGCAACTGCACCGTCGGAACCCTCTAACCCTTCTCCCAGACAACTACAAACAGAGCCACTCGACGTTAGCCCCCTTTCCGCCTATCAAGACCCTAACTGGGGAGAAACAGAAGAGAAAGACAGCGAAGGAAGGGTGAGCGAAGGAGGGGAGGATAAATCAGAGGAAACACCGATCGCAGAGCCCGTAACCCAAGAAGCGGAGAGGGAGGAGATAGATCTGAACGAAATGGCCAGGAAGCAAGGGCTATTGACTGATGATGAATTCCATTCGGTTTTAGGAGGGGGAGACAAGATAGTAATAAATACTGAGGGAGTGGCTGAGGTTCTGAACCTCGCATCCCAGGCAGTAGGGGAAGGAGAAGCATCCATAGTAGCAGAGGAGTCAGAGGGTGTTGTCCACCAACCAGTACAGGAAATGGGAGTAGAACAAACCGAAGGAGTGAAGCAACCTGAAGAGGAGAGGCAGGAAACAGAGACACACAAGTCAGAGGAAAGGAAGGATGAGAAAGAAACAGAGGAAGAGGCCGAAGTGCAACCGAAGGAGCCGGAAACTATAGCCCCAACCGTGTCAAAACCAAAGCCAGTCAAGAGGAAACTAGTGTTGAAAAACGACCCCAAGGAAGAAAGGCAGAAGCCCAAGAGAGTGTCACAGAGATGCTTAGGAAAATGGACGTCCAACAAGGCAGGAGCAAACACGGCAGCAGATGCAGTGGAGATCTCGAGTGAAGATGAGAGGGctactcctacaaaacctgGGGAGGAACCCTCGACAACTAGCAGGGAGGACGCGCCAATGGCAACAGGCACGGTTTCATCAACACCAAATGACCAGGAGGAAGAGGCTGACAAGGTGGCTGAGGGTCTGGACCTCGCATCGGAGTCAGTAGGTCAGGAGGAAGCGATAAATGATAATACCAGTACCTGCGTGGTGACCGAGCCTACTGCCCAAGTGGACCTTTCAACACCAGCCGACGAGGAAGCTAAGGCAAACGAAACCGAAGACATGTACCTCcaggagaggaagagaaaaggaaaagccCCTGCCAAGAAGAAGCATGTCGTAAAGAAACAACGCATAGCCAACACCAGCATTGTGATCCGAGAGccaggagagagaaagaggttGAGTGACAGTGACTACACTTCCAGCGAAGAGTCGGAGTCAGAGAGTGACATCTCTCTGGACGGTGAGGAGTACCATGAGCAACAGCTCCCCGACAACCACCAAGAGCTAGTCCACCCTCCGGTGGAGAGGATTGTGTACCGACGGTGGCGGGTGGAGCTCACTGATGAGCTGatggaggacatgaagcaCTACAACACCAAGAAGCTTCAAGACGCCTTCGACGACAAGGAGGATAACAACAAGCAAGTTAAATGCGGCAAGGTACTCCACATACCCTCTCTGGATGAGTTGTCTGTACGTGACCCTTTCCTGGCCAGTATGGGAGTGTTGGGTTTTGAATGGCTGTTAGAGAATAGGGACCCGGAGATATCGGTGAG GGCACAACAAGGCCAAGAGGGGCGAGTTGGGCAGAACGAACAAGCGCAAGGGCAGAGGCAAGCAAATCTGGAGAGGGTTGTAGCCGAGCTAGCAGAGGAGAACAGACAATCGCGAGCAGAGATGGCGAGGTTGACAAGTCTGATGGAAAGTGTACTCAAAGAGTTAGCGAGAGGAAAAGAAAGCACCGGAGCTGGACCAAGTGGCCATGGAGGCCAGGATGATGAACCCACTGAACCCGAGAAGGAAGAAAGTGATGGACCGGAGGAGACAGAAGAGAACCCAACAGAAGCTACTGAGGAGGAACCCAAAGAATCACCTGCACAGAGCACTGCCCCAAGGAGGAGCAGGAGGAATGTTCGACAAGGCACCCCGCCGACCAGTTAg